TAAtagctttaaaaattataaaattagggttcaagcctctggttccccaacttcagcggggaagcttcacaagtggagaagcccatctgcatgtgtctgtctctctccctctctattttcccctcctctctgaatttcttttgtcctatccaataaaaatggaaaaaagggccaacaggagtaatggattcatagtgctggcactgagctccagtgagaaccctggtggacaaataaagtaaaacaacgCAGTTAAAGTGAGGTACCTTCGATCATCTACTGCAGTTTTCTTTTCAGTGTTTGGATTAGTTTGGGTCCCATTTGGGACTCTTCTTCCATTCGTGGCTGTAACACCAGCTATAGTTTTGGGAGCCGTCTTGTTCAGAAATTGGTTCTGGGGAAGAGACTTTTTGAACTTGGAATCCAAAGTCTGTGCATTTTGCTGATAGCTGCTGTTGTACTTATTCCTATAGGGTTCAGTTGCTTTTATAGCAGGTGTGCTTGGAATGACTGAGTTAATCTTAGTACCTGTCAAATTAGGTCTTGGGTTTATGGCTTTTGATTTTTGCAACACACATGATGTCCGAGGTTTAAAAGAAGGCTGAGTggacttctgatcttgtttaatGTTTGAGTATCCGCTGTTGGATCCTCCTTGAAGCATACTGGGATGCATCCTGGATTTGGTATTTTTTACTTTCTGTTCAGTTACAGCAGAAGAAGTTAACTTAGTTTCGGTTGGTCTTTCATATTTATTCCTATTACTCTTTATATTCTTGAGCCCTGTCTTTTTTGATGCTTGAGTCCTGTTCACAATTTGAACAAAGTGAGAGGGAACTGACGTTTGGTTTTTTCCTCCTGGTCTTAGAAGATCTGCTCCTCTAGAAAGTTGCTGTGGCTTTATTGGAGGAACCACAGTTCTTGTTTCTCTAACAAACTGTTTATTAGCTCTGTCTTTCAAAATAGTCCTATTCACGGGACCTTTCCCCAAGGCTTGTTTTGTAGTCACATTACTCTTGGTGGGATTATAACAATTATTCTTTGACTTATTTATGGTCCATAATTCAGAATTTGGCTTCCTCTTAGAGTCTGGTAAGGTGAGAGGCAGGTTCTCTTTGTTGATCTCTTTTAGACAGCTCTCTGAGGAATCATTTTCAACATGGGCATTGTCCACAGAATTTATACATTGAACATTTCCTTGATCAGTCACCTGCTGCTCTCTCGTCTTCAATTCCTCTGTCTTAAGTGACCTCACTGGTTTTCCTGATAATTTTCTTCTCACAGACGATCCAGATTCATGCGGCTGTTGACACTTGCTAGACAGTTTACAGTTTGGGTTAGAAGAAACATATCCCGAAGTCAGTCTTTTGTCCAGAAGTGTTGGTGGTTCCAACTTTGGGTTCTGGGATCCCATGATATTGGCAGGTCTGGGCTGAAGTTTACTGCTCACAGGTCGTGTAGCTTTGATAGGCAAAACAACATGGCTGGTGGCGTCTTTTCTGGGTCTAATAGTCTAaaaagacaataacaacaaaaaagaatatttaaagatATCCATAATGtagtttactgttttttttttaatattttatttttatttatttattcccttttgttgcccttgttgttttattgttgtagttattattgttgttgtcgtcgttgttggataggacagagagaaacggagagaggaggagaagacagagagggggagagaaagatagacacctgcagacctgcttcaccgcctgtgaagcgactcccctgcaggtggggagccggggttcgaaccgggatccttctgccggtccttgtgctttgcgccacctgcgcttaacctgctgcgctacagcccgactcccagtttactgtttttttaaaaatatttatttattcccttttgttgccctagttgtttttttaattgttgtagttattgttgtcgttgttgttggataggccagagagaaatggagagaagaggggaacaaagagagggggagagaaagatagacacctacagacctgcttcaccacttgtgaagtgactcccctgcaggtggggagccggggactcaaaccgggatccttacgctggtccttgtgcttggtgccacatgcacttaacctgctgcgcaatcgcctgactcccagtttactGTTTTTAAGAATAATCAAAATAACTGCTGATGCACATGctacaaaaattattttatctagAATGTCACTAAAAATGGTTAACCTCTTGAAAAATTTAAGTTTCATTCATAGATGGCTTTTATAGCTTGAGGTCCTATGAGAAATATGAAATTAAGCAGAGATGCATTGAATACACAAAAACTGTTGCataatagggccaggtggtggcacacctaggtgAGCACAcaggctaccatgtgcaagggccagggttcaagcccccagtcgccaccttgcagggggaagcttcacaagcagtgaagtaggtctgcaggtgtctctctccattcctatctCTGCCTCAATCAAACAAATACTTGCTGGCTGTTTGTTATGTCCCACTAAATCTCATGAAATATCATTTCAGAGACTGGAGAAATACAAGTTACAAACTCCCCCCCCACATAGTTGTTTTTAGTTCTTTGAACTACTAAGtactttactgatttttaaatttttacttttttgaaatttttttatttattactggatagtgacagagaaattgagaggagggggagatagggaaagagacagagagacacctgcagccctgtttcaccacttatgtagctttccctccacaggtggggaccaggggcttgaacctaggtccttgagcactgtaaagtgtgcgccaggtatgccactgcctggccccaatttttatttttcttatacttcataggacagagagaaaaaaaacctgtGACCTCCATGTAGGTGGGAACTGAgatcttgaatccaggtccttgggcatagtgTGAGCTCCATCAAGTATACCACAACCTGATTCTGGAActaatgtatatgtgtatgtatatgtgtatgtataagtatatgtatatgttaaaGAATACTGCCTTTATAAAGGTCAGTATCATTCAAGAACATTTGTGTCACCTTGGAGTCACTGTGTCATTGATTTCCCTAGAAATCACTATAAGGAAATAGATAAATGGTATAAGCTATGGGGCATAATATACTTGTTTtagttttataatttaattttggaTAAGAAAGGTAGGACCACATTACAGAAAACATTGAAAATTAGAAAAGGGAGTTTAGAATTTGGGATATGTAATTGGTACAATCCACTGTGGATTCTAGAGCAGCTACACTGAAAGCAACTGTTCAAAAAGGAGAACTGGCAGAAATCTGTAGAACCTCTATGGGCCCAGGGAGGATATGAGAGTGCTTCAATGACCACACTGTGTGCGCGCACATGTGCCATACAGCCTTGTCTATTTGCAATGTCATCACTCTGGACtgatctgtctctatctctctgtgtgtgttattCCAGGCTcgcattttattttactagaaattttttattttatgggaaattgagaatgaaaggaaaatagaaaaggagggagaaagagagacacctgcagctctacttcactgcccatgaagcttccctgcaggtggggactggggcttgaatgtggacctttatgcatggtaatatatacaAGATTTACTGTGTAAACTTCCTGAGTGTTAAAGGAAGTTTTTAACTAGAACCAATTagtattaaagaaaaaacaaaaaacaaaaaaactacccTAGGATGAATATGGATATATGTGGATATTTGGTGttggtggatttttaaaaaatatttatttattcccttttgttgcccttattattttattgttgtagttgttgttggataggacagagagaaatggagagaggaagggaagacagaaagggggagagaaagatagacacctgcagacctgtttcactgcctgtgaagcgactcccctgcaggtggggagccgggggcttgaagcaggatccttaggccggtccttgcgctttgcgccacgtgtgcttaacccactgcgctaccgcctgactccctaggtgTTGGTGGATGTGTGGCATAGGGGAGGGCtggaaatggaagacagagaatggctATATGGCTATATCTAGGTTACTCTGTGAGTACCAAAACTTATGGTTATCTCTGATTTTTCAGATTACTTAATAAAGAGGTAAGGATATTGGCTTGAACACTattgcagatgctatgatgattccatcctgaactcccggtgcagatgacctcaccgatgtgtcctggaattccgTTTCTCCAGAGccttcccccactagggaaagacagaaacaggctagcaGTGAGGACTGACCTGCCataacacccatgtctagtggagaagcaattacagaagccagaactctcatcttCTGGACCTTCCAAAATTTTTTTGGTCCAGTCTCCCACCAGGGGAGAAgttataggggaagatgaccagagggttctgaactccaactctatcaggaccaggagaaagaagaaaaaaggaaggacattcaaaagtagtaataggtgtaggtgtgacttagaaaggaagagaaggcaggaacaaaaaaggggcaaatatgtataaatatagacaggtagctacagaaataatagttaatccatatctgcaaccttgggagaactactgtagcttccaatggagggaatggggatacagaactctggtagtggggtagggaattataccccattatcttataattttgtatatcaaaattaagtcattaataaaataaaaaaagaaaaactaaagaattaaaaatttttcagcaacaataaaaaaagggcattgGCTGGAGAGTTTCCTAATAATGTACAGTATTCTTTAGTTCTTCTGCTTTgtatgtatgtaaaaaaaaaaacaaacagagagagatgTATCCTCCTTTTGGTAGGTCTGTTCCAGCAAGGCCAAGgactgggagtggggtggggtgagaggtGGGTTTAGGGGTTTGAGTGGGCACTGGGGATccagtgcatgatgatggaagaggacttaggctggaggtgggaactgtgttcagTCACcttagaaattgtacccatgtgacataACTGCCTTATAAATCATTATACATACAATAACAACTTAAAAAATGGAGACATATTTGCACTCCATAAAATAGATATggattttttaaagcacaaaatTTGGTGAGTATATTTGGTATAGTATATTCAAAAGGTGTACAAATGTTATGATCTAATTCCAGAGCATCTTTTTTCAATGAGGTGCCAGGGTCATTTGCACATGTGATGCCACTAGATTGCTCtatctaaatatatatgtaaccTTGAGATGATACTTAACCTTTCTGTGACTCAATTCCCTCATCTGAAAATAGTAGTACCTACACCTTTCTAAGGTTGTAAAGACTCAGTGACTTAGTGCAATCAGAGTTGCCAGATACATAGTATGTACTCAATAAATGATAACAATTTTAAGGAACAATGTGCACTTAAGACTCTTTTTctgattcataaaataaaattctaatatACTATACTTTTTGACACTTTAGACCAAATAGTTTTTTATGATAAATATCTTTGCAACGCATGTTTTTTAGATTGCTTACATCTCTATTACTTCTATTACTTATCATTTAAAAAGGATATTTTTCTATAAAAGACACATTTCTACTTACAGATTTAGAAGGTGGAGGATTTGGGCAATTATTCTTGGCTTTAAGGTAaggtctataaaaataaaaataaagtaagattaATTCTTAGTACAGAAGGATCAATAAAACTTGGGAAATACAGTGATTAAATTTTATTATGATtacaattttaaatttaaatcagAATTACATTATGACAACATAattcaaaattatatttaataaaaagctttctagggcagggcaggtggtggcacacatgttaatgTAATCGAGGACACAGATTCAggagccccatccccacctgtaggaaggcagtttttttttttttttttttattaccagagcactactcagctttggcttatggtggtatgggagactggagatcgaacctgggactctggaacctcagttatgacagtctctttgcataaccactgtgctatccacCCCCTCACaggagggaatcttcatgagtgggagAGCAATGTAGCAGTATTTTTCAGTCTCtatcaaaggaagaaaaaattgtcaggagtggtggagtcttcTTGCGGCACTGACCCtagtgctaaccctggaggcaagaaaaaaaagcacaaagtaTATGAAAATTTCTTGGACTGGCAACAtactcacctgggtagtgtacctgctttgaatgtgcacaacccagatttgagcccagcctctactgcactggagaaagttGCAGTTCTTGGcaattttgtctctctccctttccttctactTCTATGTGGGAAAAAAGTCAACTCAGACCAGTTGGggagaaaatatctttttttcttttaaatgagtcattaaaaaatattttacttttttgttaatgagaaagataggaggtgagagagaaagaaccaggcatcactctggcacatgcgctgccggggatggaactcaggacctcaagcttgagagtccaatgctttatccactacaccacctcccagaccacttttaaatcattctttcctCAGAGACAGCAACTATTCTTATctaatatatatttgatagagaaaatgaaattgagtgaagggggagatagaaagggagagaactagagacacttgcagcagtgctttactgtttgtgaagcttccccctgcaggagaccaggggcttaaacttgggtccttatgtattgtacCATGTGTTCTCTAATGGTGCACCAGTACCAAGACCCCTCTTCATCTATCTGTATGATCCTTTTAGAGATAGCCTATCCATAAATATAAGCATTTTAGCTAGAGCAATGAAATATGTGTTTTTATATTTACAGTCTTATTTAAACATAATTCCCAATGCATCAGATATCAGACATTCTGTGGCAAGTCACATAATTAACTGCTTCTTTAAAGATTTCCAAGtttgaaatatctttaaataaaattttatgctgagaaaaatgagttaaaaatgcaatatatgtaaatgtaaaacTATTATTAGAATAGAGGCTTTGATGGAGACTCCAGTATTTCCTCTCATTTTGAATGTGACCTCTGGAAGGATGGGGAACTCAGTTTTGTTAAGGAGTGTATCTTAGAACTGAGTGATGAATATATTATAATTGATGAAATAACATCTTGTTCctggcaccagcataagccagagctgagaagtgccttggttaaaaagaaaaaaagatgaacaagcccccccccccccccccccggcacccaaccccacccccagcccagttAACAGTTTAGTAGATAAGGTtttagaccctcaagcatgaagttctgagttccatCATCAGCAaagtatgtgccagaatgatgctctggttctctttcctggTCTCTtatctcagtaaataaataaattaaaaaaatttatcaaACCAAGTGGAAAGAAAATATACCAATgctaaataagtgaaataaataagactaCAAAAATGGTGAAATGCTGACAAAGGTTAAAAGTGAAGTGGCCATATTCTGTTCATCTCAAAGAGTACATGTTAAAGAAAACAACCAATAAGCGCTCAGAGGCTGAAGGATATTGATAAGATATCCTCCAAAGATGGAGGAGTGACTGTTTCTCCTACTTTTTTCTAGTTATCATAGATGATAACACAATCTGAGTGGATTGCAGTCAAAATAGCTGTTTTGAAAAGACTTCATATTGCTATTGCCAGCCAAGGCTACCCAATTTGCATCACTGTGGGAGACAAACTCACTTGGTGTTTTGGCATTTCAGCTTTCCCTTGGCTGCCAGATATTCCTGGAGCTTTCTTTGTCGTTCTTCTGCAAAACATGCAAGCAAACAAAAGAATTTTATTTCATGTTTGTTTATATTCTAAAAGATGACACTTTTCTGTAATGATTTTGGTGTTGGATCGCAAAGCTAT
Above is a window of Erinaceus europaeus chromosome 3, mEriEur2.1, whole genome shotgun sequence DNA encoding:
- the CKAP2L gene encoding cytoskeleton-associated protein 2-like isoform X2, whose product is MVGPRPSAAAEERQRKLQEYLAAKGKLKCQNTKPYLKAKNNCPNPPPSKSTIRPRKDATSHVVLPIKATRPVSSKLQPRPANIMGSQNPKLEPPTLLDKRLTSGYVSSNPNCKLSSKCQQPHESGSSVRRKLSGKPVRSLKTEELKTREQQVTDQGNVQCINSVDNAHVENDSSESCLKEINKENLPLTLPDSKRKPNSELWTINKSKNNCYNPTKSNVTTKQALGKGPVNRTILKDRANKQFVRETRTVVPPIKPQQLSRGADLLRPGGKNQTSVPSHFVQIVNRTQASKKTGLKNIKSNRNKYERPTETKLTSSAVTEQKVKNTKSRMHPSMLQGGSNSGYSNIKQDQKSTQPSFKPRTSCVLQKSKAINPRPNLTGTKINSVIPSTPAIKATEPYRNKYNSSYQQNAQTLDSKFKKSLPQNQFLNKTAPKTIAGVTATNGRRVPNGTQTNPNTEKKTAVDDRRKQLEEWRKSKGKLYKRPPMELKRKKKIIEEMNISFWKSMEKEEEEKKEQLELSNKIDSTLTECLQLIEGPIQELREFVFNILQDLNRTTEGITSESLVAETNIASIEELTNQMDPENVREEVLATPQIKHNHSGIKLQIAPIPRKSGMPEVQDMKLITPVRRSVRIERVVSRYPEILQEHGLVVASLNELLDVEETDCYIFRKNEALPVTLGFQTLES
- the CKAP2L gene encoding cytoskeleton-associated protein 2-like isoform X1, which translates into the protein MVGPRPSAAAEERQRKLQEYLAAKGKLKCQNTKPYLKAKNNCPNPPPSKSTIRPRKDATSHVVLPIKATRPVSSKLQPRPANIMGSQNPKLEPPTLLDKRLTSGYVSSNPNCKLSSKCQQPHESGSSVRRKLSGKPVRSLKTEELKTREQQVTDQGNVQCINSVDNAHVENDSSESCLKEINKENLPLTLPDSKRKPNSELWTINKSKNNCYNPTKSNVTTKQALGKGPVNRTILKDRANKQFVRETRTVVPPIKPQQLSRGADLLRPGGKNQTSVPSHFVQIVNRTQASKKTGLKNIKSNRNKYERPTETKLTSSAVTEQKVKNTKSRMHPSMLQGGSNSGYSNIKQDQKSTQPSFKPRTSCVLQKSKAINPRPNLTGTKINSVIPSTPAIKATEPYRNKYNSSYQQNAQTLDSKFKKSLPQNQFLNKTAPKTIAGVTATNGRRVPNGTQTNPNTEKKTAVDDRRKQLEEWRKSKGKLYKRPPMELKRKKKIIEEMNISFWKSMEKEEEEKKEQLELSNKIDSTLTECLQLIEGGVHCNEISSILSSIPEAEKFAKFWICKAKLLARKGTFDVIGLYEEAIKNGATPIQELREFVFNILQDLNRTTEGITSESLVAETNIASIEELTNQMDPENVREEVLATPQIKHNHSGIKLQIAPIPRKSGMPEVQDMKLITPVRRSVRIERVVSRYPEILQEHGLVVASLNELLDVEETDCYIFRKNEALPVTLGFQTLES